Proteins from one Solenopsis invicta isolate M01_SB chromosome 11, UNIL_Sinv_3.0, whole genome shotgun sequence genomic window:
- the LOC105196959 gene encoding uncharacterized protein CG1161, with the protein MLKYIFPVAIIVIVCLLHRSEAQYDDKRCKCICPSLSSVTNTTQSSMERLTYIINVPPMQCKCESVVLPKVGEQIKGKEEVFCSRCDCKYENRNTTIIKIVVIIVIWVISLLVIYMLFLICLDPLLNKRIHKASANIGYHEHNNEEDDTSIAPGTSHPMGERGNVLNRVGHQQDKWKRQVREQRRNIYDRHTMLN; encoded by the exons ATGTTGAAGTACATTTTTCCCGTTGCGATCATTGTTATTGTCTGTCTGTTACACCGATCAGAG GCACAGTATGACGATAAGAGATGCAAGTGTATCTGTCCAAGTCTCTCTTCCGTTACAAACACGACGCAGTCGTCCATGGAGCGTCTcacgtatattataaatgttccACCGATGCAATG CAAATGTGAAAGTGTTGTCTTGCCAAAAGTTGGTGAACAAATAAAGGGCAAGGAGGAAGTATTTTGTTCGCGATGTGACTGCAAATATGAAAACAGAAATACAACTATTATTAAG ATTGTGGTGATAATAGTTATATGGGTTATCTCATTGTTAGTCATTTATATGTTATTCTTAATTTGTCTGGATCCATTGCTTAATAAGCGGATACATAAAGCATCAGCAAATATTGGTTATCATGAACATAACAATGAGGAG GATGACACATCTATTGCACCTGGAACATCTCATCCAATGGGGGAAAGAGGTAATGTTTTGAATCGCGTTGGACATCAGCAAGACAAATGGAAGCGACAGGTTCGGGAACAGAGGCGGAATATTTACGATCGTCATACCATGCTGAATTAA
- the LOC105196958 gene encoding ADP,ATP carrier protein-like — translation MDFHKSFVIDFLAGGLSAAIAKTAVAPLERVKLLLQVQHTSKQIRPEQQYKGMIDALVRIPQETGFISFYRGNLANVIRYFPTQALNFAFKDKFKAIFLENVPSDAFWRQFVGNLAAGGAAGATSLLFVYPLDFARTRLAVDVGKGEKREFKGITDCILKIFKSDGVLGLYRGFNVSVQGIIIYRAAYFGFYDTTRGMLADPKSTPLYMNFIIAEIVTTMAGIMSYPFDTVRRRMMMQSGRSKADMMYRNTLDCWIKITRNEGPAAFFKGAFSNILRGTGGAIVLTLYDTIKDSIEKAISKDPKP, via the exons ATGGACTTCCATAAATCTTTTGTAATAGATTTTCTGGCAGGCGGTCTGTCCGCGGCGATTGCGAAAACAGCAGTTGCTCCTCTCGAAAGAGTAAAATTGTTGCTGCAGGTGCAGCATACCTCGAAACAGATAAGACCTGAACAACAATACAAGG GTATGATAGACGCGCTAGTGCGTATACCTCAGGAAACGGGATTCATCAGTTTCTATAGGGGTAATCTCGCCAATGTTATTCGATACTTCCCAACTCAAGCGCTCAATTTTGCGTTTAAAGACAAATTCAAGGCCATTTTTTTGGAAAACGTTCCATCAGATGCTTTCTGGCGACAGTTCGTTGGAAATCTAGCAGCCGGGGGTGCTGCTGGTGCGACATCGCTTTTATTCGTTTATCCACTTGATTTTGCTCGTACCAG ATTAGCTGTCGACGTCGGAAAAGGCGAAAAACGAGAATTTAAGGGTATAACTGACTGTATACTGAAAATCTTTAAATCAGATGGAGTTCTCGGATTGTATCGCGGCTTCAATGTCAGCGTGCAAGGGATCATTATATATCGCGCGGCATATTTTGGATTTTATGATACTACGAGGGGTATGCTGGCCGATCCTAAGAGCACACCGTtgtatatgaattttataatcgCCGAG ATAGTAACTACAATGGCGGGTATTATGTCCTACCCCTTCGATACAGTTAGGAGACGAATGATGATGCAATCAGGACGAAGTAAGGCTGATATGATGTACAGAAATACACTAGATTGTTGgataaaaataacaagaaacGAAGGTCCTGCAGCTTTCTTTAAAGGTGCATTCTCTAACATTCTTCGTGGCACCGGTGGTGCTATTGTCTTAACGTTGTACGATACAATCAAAGATTCAATTGAGAAAGCAATTTCAAAAGATCCAAAACCTTAG
- the LOC105196961 gene encoding flotillin-1 isoform X2, which translates to MSCGFVTCGPNEALVVSGCCYSKPLLVPGGRVFVWPLVQQVQKISLNTMTLQVESPTVYTCQGVPISVTGIAQVKIQGQNEEMLSTACEQFLGKSEDEIHNIALVTLEGHQRAIMGSMTVEEIYKDRKKFSKEVFEVASSDLVNMGITVVSYTLKDIRDEEGYLQALGMARTAEVKRDARIGEAEARRDAQIREAIAEEQRMAARFLNDTEIAKAQRDFELKKAAYDVEVQTKKAEAEMAFELQAAKTKQRIMEEQMQVKVVERSQEIAVQEQEMMRREKELDATVRRPADAEKYRLEKMAEANKLRLVMEAEAEAEAIKIRGEAEAFAIEAKAKAEAEQMAKKAAAWSEYKSAAMIDMMLDTLPKVAAEVAAPLSQAKKITMVSSGNGTIGAEKLTEEVFNIVQRVPDLVKNLTGVDIAKSVHAA; encoded by the exons ATGAGTTGTGGATTCGTCACTTGCGGCCCGAACGAAGCTCTCGTCGTTTCAG gATGTTGCTACAGCAAACCTCTCTTAGTGCCTGGAGGGCGGGTATTTGTTTGGCCCCTCGTACAACAAGTACAAAA GATTTCCTTGAATACGATGACCTTACAAGTTGAGAGTCCAACAGTGTACACCTGTCAAGGAGTTCCAATTTCTGTAACAGGCATAGCACAG GTAAAAATTCAAGGGCAAAATGAAGAGATGTTATCTACAGCGTGCGAGCAATTTCTTGGAAAATCTGAAGATGAGATACATAATATAGCTCTTGTTACTTTAGAAGGACATCAACGAGCTATAATGGGCAGTATGACTGTAGAG GAAATTTACAAGGATCGTAAAAAGTTTAGCAAAGAGGTCTTTGAGGTTGCGAGTAGCGATTTAGTCAATATGGGCATTACTGTCGTATCGTACACGTTGAAAGACATCCGGGACGAAGAA GGTTATCTACAAGCTCTTGGTATGGCACGTACAGCAGAAGTGAAGAGAGACGCTAGAATAGGTGAAGCAGAAGCTCGTAGAGACGCTCAAATTAGAGAAGCTATTGCTGAGGAACAAAGAATGGCTGCGCGCTTCTTAAACGATACAGAGATCGCTAAAGCGCAACGtgattttgaattgaaaaaagcTGCTTATGATGTCGAAGTTCAAACCAAA AAAGCTGAAGCAGAAATGGCATTTGAATTGCAAGCGGCAAAAACTAAACAGAGGATTATGGAAGAGCAAATGCAAGTAAAGGTTGTTGAACGCAGTCAAGAGATTGCTGTGCAGGAGCAAGAAATGATGAGACGCGAAAAAGAATTAGATGCCACTGTAAGGCGTCCTGCTGATGCAGAAAAATACAG ATTAGAAAAAATGGCGGAAGCAAATAAATTGCGTCTTGTTATGGAGGCTGAAGCTGAGGCTGAAGCTATTAAGATCCGCGGTGAAGCGGAAGCCTTTGCTATTGAAGCGAAAGCTAAAGCAGAAGCAGAACAGATGGCTAAGAAAGCTGCAGCATGGAGCGAATACAAAAGCGCAGCCATGATAGACATGATGCTTGATACTCTTCCAAAG GTTGCTGCCGAAGTAGCCGCTCCTCTATCTCAAGCAAAGAAGATAACCATGGTTTCGAGCGGTAATGGCACTATCGGTGCAGAGAAATTAACTGAGGAAGTTTTCAATATTGTACAACGTGTTCCAGatcttgttaaaaatttgacGGGCGTAGACATTGCAAAG tctGTACATGCTGCGTAA
- the LOC105196961 gene encoding flotillin-1 isoform X1, which yields MSCGFVTCGPNEALVVSGCCYSKPLLVPGGRVFVWPLVQQVQKISLNTMTLQVESPTVYTCQGVPISVTGIAQVKIQGQNEEMLSTACEQFLGKSEDEIHNIALVTLEGHQRAIMGSMTVEEIYKDRKKFSKEVFEVASSDLVNMGITVVSYTLKDIRDEEGAKGYLQALGMARTAEVKRDARIGEAEARRDAQIREAIAEEQRMAARFLNDTEIAKAQRDFELKKAAYDVEVQTKKAEAEMAFELQAAKTKQRIMEEQMQVKVVERSQEIAVQEQEMMRREKELDATVRRPADAEKYRLEKMAEANKLRLVMEAEAEAEAIKIRGEAEAFAIEAKAKAEAEQMAKKAAAWSEYKSAAMIDMMLDTLPKVAAEVAAPLSQAKKITMVSSGNGTIGAEKLTEEVFNIVQRVPDLVKNLTGVDIAKSVHAA from the exons ATGAGTTGTGGATTCGTCACTTGCGGCCCGAACGAAGCTCTCGTCGTTTCAG gATGTTGCTACAGCAAACCTCTCTTAGTGCCTGGAGGGCGGGTATTTGTTTGGCCCCTCGTACAACAAGTACAAAA GATTTCCTTGAATACGATGACCTTACAAGTTGAGAGTCCAACAGTGTACACCTGTCAAGGAGTTCCAATTTCTGTAACAGGCATAGCACAG GTAAAAATTCAAGGGCAAAATGAAGAGATGTTATCTACAGCGTGCGAGCAATTTCTTGGAAAATCTGAAGATGAGATACATAATATAGCTCTTGTTACTTTAGAAGGACATCAACGAGCTATAATGGGCAGTATGACTGTAGAG GAAATTTACAAGGATCGTAAAAAGTTTAGCAAAGAGGTCTTTGAGGTTGCGAGTAGCGATTTAGTCAATATGGGCATTACTGTCGTATCGTACACGTTGAAAGACATCCGGGACGAAGAA GGGGCAAAG GGTTATCTACAAGCTCTTGGTATGGCACGTACAGCAGAAGTGAAGAGAGACGCTAGAATAGGTGAAGCAGAAGCTCGTAGAGACGCTCAAATTAGAGAAGCTATTGCTGAGGAACAAAGAATGGCTGCGCGCTTCTTAAACGATACAGAGATCGCTAAAGCGCAACGtgattttgaattgaaaaaagcTGCTTATGATGTCGAAGTTCAAACCAAA AAAGCTGAAGCAGAAATGGCATTTGAATTGCAAGCGGCAAAAACTAAACAGAGGATTATGGAAGAGCAAATGCAAGTAAAGGTTGTTGAACGCAGTCAAGAGATTGCTGTGCAGGAGCAAGAAATGATGAGACGCGAAAAAGAATTAGATGCCACTGTAAGGCGTCCTGCTGATGCAGAAAAATACAG ATTAGAAAAAATGGCGGAAGCAAATAAATTGCGTCTTGTTATGGAGGCTGAAGCTGAGGCTGAAGCTATTAAGATCCGCGGTGAAGCGGAAGCCTTTGCTATTGAAGCGAAAGCTAAAGCAGAAGCAGAACAGATGGCTAAGAAAGCTGCAGCATGGAGCGAATACAAAAGCGCAGCCATGATAGACATGATGCTTGATACTCTTCCAAAG GTTGCTGCCGAAGTAGCCGCTCCTCTATCTCAAGCAAAGAAGATAACCATGGTTTCGAGCGGTAATGGCACTATCGGTGCAGAGAAATTAACTGAGGAAGTTTTCAATATTGTACAACGTGTTCCAGatcttgttaaaaatttgacGGGCGTAGACATTGCAAAG tctGTACATGCTGCGTAA
- the LOC105196962 gene encoding telomere length and silencing protein 1 homolog: MGSGDDEAPNIQFKKKKKTKPLRKREILSDDNDSEGEKMSLREKVEEMKIIQKLRERPAGVDIVGLALGESVASDVITSDPFNMKTGGMVNMTALKNTKHKPNDAYETGIGTQFNAETNKRDEDEEMVKYIEEELSKRKSKNNNDAANSANNEKGSYCSPEEAALRAVPEHLRQSSANRSEEMLSNQMLSGIPEVDLGIEAKIRNIEATEEAKLKLLWDRHRKKDGPSQFVPTNMAVNFVQHNRFNIEDSDFQKSQQESGNKKKYTTKEDIRGKRKDNGEKATDDYHYERFKKQFRRF; encoded by the exons atggGGAGTGGTGATGATGAAGCACCTAATATccagtttaaaaagaaaaagaagacgaAACCTTTAAGGAAACGCGAAATTCTCTCAGATGATAACGACAGCGAAGGGGAAAAAATGTCTCTTAG GGAGAAAGTCGAAGAGATGAAGATCATTCAGAAGCTCCGCGAGAGACCGGCTGGTGTCGATATCGTTGGGTTGGCTCTCGGAGAAAGCGTTGCATCTGATGTCATAACG TCGGATCCCTTTAACATGAAAACTGGAGGAATGGTAAATATGACTGCACTGAAGAATACAAAACATAAGCCAAATGATGCATATGAAACTGGCATTGGAACACAGTTTAATGCAGAGACTAATAAACGTGATGAAGATGAAGaaat GGTTAAATATATAGAGGAAGAATTGTCAAAgcgcaaaagtaaaaataataacgatGCGGCAAATAGCGCGAATAATGAGAAGGGATCATATTGCTCACCTGAGGAAGCAGCGTTGCGTGCGGTACCAGAACATTTGAGACAGAGCTCAGCGAATCGTAGCGAAGAAATGCTTTCAAATCAAATGCTTTCTGGTATTCCGGAAGTTGACCTTGGCATAGA aGCTAAAATTCGTAACATTGAAGCTACGGAAGAAGCAAAACTGAAACTTCTTTGGGACAGACACAGAAAAAAAGACGGACCTTCGCAGTTTGTTCCAACAAATATGGCTGTAAATTTCGTGCAACACAACAGAT ttAACATAGAAGATTCAGATTTCCAAAAGTCACAACAAGAATCAGGCAACAAGAAAAAATACACTACCAAAGAAGACATTCGTGGAAAACGAAAAGATAATGGAGAAAAAGCGACGGACGACTACCACTATGAGAGATTTAAAAAGCAATTTAGACGATTTTAA